In the genome of Hevea brasiliensis isolate MT/VB/25A 57/8 chromosome 14, ASM3005281v1, whole genome shotgun sequence, the window GGGAATAGTCGGGTATAGAGAGTATGCTAATCATGACAAACTAGTCATGCACTTGGCTGAGTATGCCACCTCGCTTGAAAAGATAATTATTGATCCCAGAAGCTACCAGTGCTCAGAGGTTTCAAGAACCATGCTCAGAGGTTGCAATCCAGGCTACCCCCATCGGTGGAATTGGAGATACTTCAATCTACTTGTTTTCGCATTTGAACCATTACCTACTTGTAAACCTGGTGTCTTCAATTTTTATCGAAGAGGCTGTTTTCTATTTTATGTTCCCTGTTTACTGTTCTTAATCAAAATAAATGATGAAAGTGAAACCAAAACATTAAGTAGATCAATAAACCAATGAGCTTCATCTTTGAGTTCAAATTTTACCAACCAGAATTCTGTTAAATCAACAAACCAAAGAGTCCATAACTGCTTTGAACCTGCATCAGAAATAAAGGGGAAAAAATGTAATTTTTGACCAACCTTTTGGAACAGGGGAATGACATTATCTTTCATTCCCTCTCCTTTGGCTTCAACTCTAGACAGAACCTGGACATGCTATGATCATCTTTTTGTAACTAGATCATATAGCATGCAAGGTTCTATGCATCCAAACCTCCTCTATAACCCTTTGTTTACATGAGAAGAATTGCTTCTCTTCTTTGCTGCTTATATCGAGTTGATGTCCCCATTTAAGATCTTGATTCAATCCACAAAGATTATGGCATGAAAGCAAGCTTGTATATGGATAAAGCAGATTATAAAGACGAAGCTATCTTTACAGTATTTTAATTAAGAATCAGAGGATTCAGGCATCCCTTTCCTCTCCTTTAGTCCCAAACAAAATTTATGTTCCTCCATCTGTGGTGCAATGGACACAATTTTCTCAAAGATCTCATTCAGTTGAGGCTATGAAACTACTCTGATGCAATTCAATGTAACATTATAACTCTAGCTTTGGCATTTCCGGGGGACTTGCAATCTTCATATCCTTAACCAATCCATGCAACATATGATGTATGCTCTCAATTTGGGGATGCAATGGGGATCCCACTAGAAATTCATGGACAACTCCATTAATGCTGATCCAACTACATCCAGGCTGTTTCTTGACTCCTTTCTCCTTCATAAACCACCTCAGTGCTGATACATCACTCCATCGATGATCAACTGCAAATACATTAGCCAACATCACATAGCCTGCAGAATTAGCTGGGTCTACTTCAAGAAACCTCTTGTAAACAAGTTTAGCCATATCTGGTTTAGAATGGAGCAGGCAACCACCAAGCAATGCTCCCCACACAAAATTATTAGGCTTAAAAGGCATTGAGGTAGCAACCTTGATTGCTTCTTCCAAATGGCCATTTCGTGCAAGAAGATCAATATAGCAAGCATAATGTTCTAATTTAGGAAGGATAACAAAGCTTGAGCTCATGTCTCGGAAAATCTTTCGTCCTTCATCTGATAATCCTGAGTGGCTGCATGCCCATAAAAGGCCAAGGAATGTTCCAGCATTGGGATGTAAACCAAACTCTTGCATAGTGGAGAAAAGTTTAACTGCCTCCATCCCTTCACCATTTATAGCAAGACCCATTATCATGGTATTGAACGAGACAACATCTTTGGAAACCATCTGGTTGAAAACCTCCTTTGCCTTGTCCAAACTCCCACATTTAGAGTACATGTCTATCAATGAAGTTGATAGGAATGTGTTGAATTCTAGAACACCTTTGCTTCCTTTAGATTTCAAGTAATCATGAACCCACTTTCCAAGCTCTAGATCACCAATTTGAGCACAAGCTGAAAGCACGCTAACCATTGTGACATGGTTGGGTCTACAAGTAGGATTCTCCGCCATTAATCGAAAAAGACTCAAAGCCTCCAAAGGGAAACCATTTTGAACGTATGCATTTATCATAGAATTCCAAGGAAGTAcacttctttttccattacaagAAATATCATCAAATCTTTCCCTACTCTTTTCAATCTTTCCCCATTTTCCATACAAATAAACAAGAACATTGTTGAGTGAATCACAACTAGAAGTCTTGGATTCAATACCGTTAGTGAATTCTGATAAAGCAGTTACCCATTTCTCAATTTGGAAGATCTCAAGGTTCGAACATGCTGACAAAACACTGACCATTGTATCATTCTCGGGCCTCAACTTCTCCCTAACCATCATCACACAGAAGAGCCTCAAAACTTCCTCAGATTGACCAGACTGAGCAAAACCAGCAATCAAAGAAGTCCAACAACAAACCACACCTTTGTCAGGCATTTCATCAAACAACAAACGGGCAGAGGCCAAATCTTTAAAGCACTTAGCATAAACAGCTACAAGACCATTGCAAACAAAAGGATCAGTAATAAGACCAACTTTTAAGATGTGGGTATGAACTTGTTGCACATAAACCACATATTTGGCACCAAAACACGCCTTCAAGATAAACGAAAAGGTCAAGTCATTAGGGGAAAGGGACTGCCGTTTTAATCTACGGAAGAGAAAGAAAGAGTCGTGGAAATGACCTTCATATGCGAAGACTCTGATAATGGCGTTAAACGGAAACAAATTGGGTCCCTGCAGTTGATCAAAAACGCGAAGAGCAAGATGAGATGGGTAATGGCCAATAAGACGAGTTGCTATCAAGTTGTCTTGGTGTGCATGGAGACGGAAGACTCTGGCATGGATTTGAAGGAGATGGCCATGTGGAATGGGACCTTGCAAGAGAGTAGAGAGACTAATGAAGCTAGGAGGACCTGATTTGCAATAGATAGAACCGGCAAGGTTGAAGTAGCAGGTTTTCAAGGAGTCTGGAAGTTTAAGTTGTTGAAAGATTGGATAAAAGTAAGGTTTTTGAGTCGTGAAAGTGTGAAATCTCATATCAAAACTACGAATTATTCATCAAAAATGACCATTCATGAGGCTTGGTCATGGGTACAGCTTCTGGCGCCAAATGAAGCAGAGTTCCAACTGACTTCGCCTCAAATATAAACAGCAGTAGGAGATGCAGGCTTGATTTTTTGGTTTAAGGATTATTGACGCAATGAAAAGGAGAG includes:
- the LOC110651071 gene encoding pentatricopeptide repeat-containing protein At3g29230 isoform X1; this encodes MRFHTFTTQKPYFYPIFQQLKLPDSLKTCYFNLAGSIYCKSGPPSFISLSTLLQGPIPHGHLLQIHARVFRLHAHQDNLIATRLIGHYPSHLALRVFDQLQGPNLFPFNAIIRVFAYEGHFHDSFFLFRRLKRQSLSPNDLTFSFILKACFGAKYVVYVQQVHTHILKVGLITDPFVCNGLVAVYAKCFKDLASARLLFDEMPDKGVVCCWTSLIAGFAQSGQSEEVLRLFCVMMVREKLRPENDTMVSVLSACSNLEIFQIEKWVTALSEFTNGIESKTSSCDSLNNVLVYLYGKWGKIEKSRERFDDISCNGKRSVLPWNSMINAYVQNGFPLEALSLFRLMAENPTCRPNHVTMVSVLSACAQIGDLELGKWVHDYLKSKGSKGVLEFNTFLSTSLIDMYSKCGSLDKAKEVFNQMVSKDVVSFNTMIMGLAINGEGMEAVKLFSTMQEFGLHPNAGTFLGLLWACSHSGLSDEGRKIFRDMSSSFVILPKLEHYACYIDLLARNGHLEEAIKVATSMPFKPNNFVWGALLGGCLLHSKPDMAKLVYKRFLEVDPANSAGYVMLANVFAVDHRWSDVSALRWFMKEKGVKKQPGCSWISINGVVHEFLVGSPLHPQIESIHHMLHGLVKDMKIASPPEMPKLEL
- the LOC110651071 gene encoding pentatricopeptide repeat-containing protein At2g29760, chloroplastic isoform X2, with translation MRFHTFTTQKPYFYPIFQQLKLPDSLKTCYFNLAGSIYCKSGPPSFISLSTLLQGPIPHGHLLQIHARVFRLHAHQDNLIATRLIGHYPSHLALRVFDQLQGPNLFPFNAIIRVFAYEAVYAKCFKDLASARLLFDEMPDKGVVCCWTSLIAGFAQSGQSEEVLRLFCVMMVREKLRPENDTMVSVLSACSNLEIFQIEKWVTALSEFTNGIESKTSSCDSLNNVLVYLYGKWGKIEKSRERFDDISCNGKRSVLPWNSMINAYVQNGFPLEALSLFRLMAENPTCRPNHVTMVSVLSACAQIGDLELGKWVHDYLKSKGSKGVLEFNTFLSTSLIDMYSKCGSLDKAKEVFNQMVSKDVVSFNTMIMGLAINGEGMEAVKLFSTMQEFGLHPNAGTFLGLLWACSHSGLSDEGRKIFRDMSSSFVILPKLEHYACYIDLLARNGHLEEAIKVATSMPFKPNNFVWGALLGGCLLHSKPDMAKLVYKRFLEVDPANSAGYVMLANVFAVDHRWSDVSALRWFMKEKGVKKQPGCSWISINGVVHEFLVGSPLHPQIESIHHMLHGLVKDMKIASPPEMPKLEL